The genomic DNA CGGCGACCTCGCCGGCGACGGCCCCCAGGATCTCGGGATGGCGGATGGCGTAATTAAGCGCCTCCAACCGGCTCTCCACCTTCAGCGCCCGGTACAGGGCCGTGAGGTGGTTTTCCACCGTCTTGACGCTGATCTCCATCGCCTGGGCGATTTTGCGGTTGTCGCATCCCTGCGCAAGCATCCGCAGCAGCTCCCGCTGGCGCGAGGTCAGCCGCTGGACGGCGCCCGCCCGGGCGGTTTTTCGGTGATCCACCAGGCGGCCGATCAGGCTGCTGGAAATCCACCGCTCCCCGGACAGCACGCGCCGGACGGCCAGCTGCAGATCCGAAAGCGGCTGGTCCTTGATGTGGTATCCGTCCACTCCCGCGCTGAGCGTACCGACGACGTAGGCTTCGTCGTTGTAGGCGCTGACCACCAGGATCTTCAACCCCGGGTATTCCGTTTTGATCCGCCGGATCGCCGGCAACGGATCGAACTCGGGCATATGGACGTCGAGCACCAGCAGATCCGGCCGCAGGGCGGCCAGCGCCTCGGCCAGCTCCTTGCCGTTCCCCGCCTCCCCGACGATCTCGATGTTCGGCAGATTGGTGAGGGCGTTGCGGATTCCGGCGCGGACAATGGCGTGATCGTCGGCGAGCAGAATGCGGCGGGAGTCCATGAAATGATTATGCCATAAACGCAGCGGCGGAGCGCGATCCCACGCCCGCGAAACTTGCCAAGCATGCCGAATCACCGCTGGCGGTATCGGGCAATCCTCCCTTCTCTCTGCATAATCCTCCAACGTCCGCCCGCCTCCATTCCGCGGCGCGGCGCGGGGGATTACAAACCGCACCGGCGGCGCCGTGATCCCCGGGGGGATTGGAGGATCGACGGTGCGGTATTGCAGCCATCGCCCTTGGATGAACGAGACGCAGGATCGTTCCCGGGTCGCTTTTCCCTGGACCTTTTCCCATGGTTTTCTTTTCGCCACCACAGTGGAGTCTCTTCCCTCCCCGCGCCGTCACACGCAACGGGATTGAGGAACGGCGATTATCTTTGACCGCCGCCCGGACGCGGCCGCGGACCCGCCCCCGGGGCCGGTTAAGGGTTTTCCCCCGGGCGCGGCCGGGGGAAACCGCACGCGAAACGGGGGCGAAGTCCGATTGTACAAGTCCGGGCCGTCCGTAGAATGACAATGGCGGCGGATTACCCGTCCGCGAAAACCCTTGGAGTCATTTTTTATTGCTGGGAACGTTTGGCAATACAATGGGAAAGGAGGCATCGGCATACGAGAAACCTCGAAGGTTAAATCCTCCCTTTGCGTTTAACCCTTGAAAGGAGAAGAGGTCATGCGAACAAAGAAAATCATTCTGCTGCTCAGCCTTGCGGTGCTTTTGGCCCTGATCCTCACCGCCTGCGCCGGCAGCACGCCCACCAAAGCGCCGGCCACCCAGGCTCCCGAAAAGACAACCAGCCTGCCCGAGCCGACCGCGGAGCCCAGCGGGAAGGATCCCCTGGCCGACAACACCATCGCCATCGCCTGGATCCCGAAGGCGCTTGGCAACCCGGTCTTCGAAACCGGCAGGATCGGCGCGGAGACCAAAGCCAAGGAGCTGACCGAACAAGGCCCGTACAAAGTGGAAATCGTCTACACCGCCTCGGTTAATTCCGACATCGCCGAGCAGGCCCGCGTGGTGGAGGACGTCATCTCGAAGGGCGTCGACGCGATCGGCATCTCCTGCAACGAGCCGACCGGCTGCGTGGCGCCGATCAACAAGGCGGTCGAAGCCGGAATCCCGGTCATGACCTGGGATTCGGACTCGCCCGACAGCAACCGCTTCACCTACCTCGGCGTGGACAACGTGGAAGGCGGCAAGGCGGCCGCCGAACTCCTGATGGCGGCGCTGCCCGAAGGAGGCAAGGTCGCCATCCTCACCGGAGTGCCGGGAGCCGCCAATCTGGAGGCGCGGATCACCGGATTCAAGGAAGGGGTCGCGGGCAGCAACCTGGAGATCGTTACCACCGTGGCCTGCAACGACGACATCAGCACCGGGGTGCAGGTGGTCGAAGAGACCATGCAGAAGTACCCGGACCTGAACGGGTGGTTCTTCGTCGGATTGTGGCCGCTGCTGGCCAACCAAGGCTCGATGCCCCAATGGGAAGCCGCCTCCAAGGCCGGCACCCTCAAGACCGTATCGTTCGACACCCTGCCGGTGGAATTGGAATTCGTCAAGCAGGGTTTGGTGTACGGCCTGGTGGGCCAGAAATACTGGGGCTGGGGATACGACACCGTGCAGATGATTTACGACAAGATCGTCAGCGGCAAAACGTTCGACGCCTTCACCAATTCCGGGATGGACATCGTCACGGCCAAGAACGTGGACGCGATGATCGAAGCCTGGAACAACAACGATTTCACCAAGCCGCTTCCCGATTGGAAATGACGTTTCGGAAAACGAGGGGCGGGGCGTTCCCGCCCGCCCCTCGTTTTTTATTATGAGGAGAATCGCATTGAACGTGCAAGCCGGACCGGTTCCGCTTTTGGAAACCCGCGGATTGTCGAAAGCCTTCCCCGGGGTCCTGGCGCTGGACAAAGTGGATTTTGAGGCTTACCGCGGGGAAGTGGTGGCCTTGCTCGGGGAAAACGGAGCCGGAAAATCCACTTTGATGAAAATCCTTTCGGGGGCCTACCGGCCCGACGAAGGCCGGATCCTCATAGACGGCGCCGGGGTCAACCCCGAAAACCCCCAGCACGCCCGGGACCTCGGAATTTCCATCATCTACCAGGAGTTCAACCTGACCCGGAACCAAGCCGTGTGGACGAACATTTTCCTCGGCCGCGAACTGCGCCGGAAGGGGCCGCTGGGGGCCTTCAACGTCGCCGACCGGAGAACGATGCGGGCCAAAACCGCCGAACTACTGCGGCGGGTGGGCGCCCGCTTTTCCCCCGACGAGGTCGTGCGCAACCTCTCGGTGGCCGAGCAGCAAATGGTGGAGATCGCCAAAGCCCTCTCGGAAGACGCGAAGATCATCATCATGGACGAGCCCACCTCCGCCCTGGGGGAGGAGGAAGTGGCGATTCTGTTCCGGATCATCCGATCCTTGAAGGCCCAGAACCTGGCCGTGATCTTCATCACCCACCGGCTGGAAGAAGTGTTCCGGATCGCCAACCGGATCGTCGTCCTGCGCGACGGGAAACGGGTCGGAGGAATGCCGGTCCGCGAGGCGACGATCGGCAAGGTCGTTTCGATGATGGTCGGACGGGACCTGGACCGGAAAACCGTTCATCGCACCCGCAACGGGGAGCGCAATGGACGGAAGGCGGTCCTGGAAGTGCGGAACCTTTCGCAGAAGGGCGCACTGCAGGACGTCAGCTTCGTACTGCGGCGGGGCGAAATCCTGGGCGTCGCCGGATTGATCGGGGCCGGACGGACCGAGCTGGCTCGCGCGATTTTCGGCGCCGATCCGATCGACGCCGGCGAGATCCGGATCGACGGCCGCACGGTGAAGGTTTCCTCCCCCAGCGCCGCCGTCAAAGCCGGATTGGCGTTGGTGCCCGAGAACCGCCAGCAACAGGGTTTGGTCCTGATCCATTCGGTCCAAAACAACATCGCCCTGCCCCGGTTGGATTCGCTCTCCCGCTGCGGGGTGGTCCGCACCGGCGAGGTGCGGTCCTTGGTCGGGGAGTTCATCCGCAAACTGAGGATCCGGACTCCCGGCCCCCTCCAGCGGGTGGTGAACCTTTCGGGCGGCAACCAGCAGAAGGTGGTGCTCGCCAAATGGCTGGCGACGGCTCCCAAGGTGCTGATCATGGACGAGCCGACGCGCGGCATCGACGTCGGCGCCAAAGCCGAAATCTACGCGATCATGGACGGCCTGGCCCGGCAGGGGGTCGGGATCATCATGATCTCATCGGAGTTGCCCGAGGTGTTGACGATGAGCGATAGAATCCTCGCCATGCGCGAGGGACGCGCAACCGGCATCTTGAAACGGAGCGAAGCCACGGAGGAAAAAATCATGGCTTTGTTAAGCTGCGGTCGGACGAGCCAATCTTAAAAAAGGAAAATCCATCATCATGACCACGTCAACCCAACCCCGTCGGACGGTCTTTCAATCGGAATGGTTCCGGTTTCTCAAGATACAGGAAATCGGTGTGTTCCTCATCCTGGCCCTGATGTGCCTGTTTCTGTCCCTGGCGACCAAGACCTTTCTGACCAGCACCAACATCTTCAACGTCCTGCGCGCCTTTTCCTGGATCGCCATCGCGGCCTTCGGCGAAATTTTGGTGATCATCATCGCCGGGATCGACCTTTCGGTCGGATCCACCATGGCGCTGGCGGGATTGGCGGCCGGATTCGCGTACCGCGCGGACCAGCCGATGGCGGTCGGCCTGCTGGCCGGGATCCTGACCGGGGCGCTGGTGGGCGCGGTCAACGGATTGATCGTCACCAAGGGCAGGCTGCCCGCCTTCATCGCCACCCTGGGCACCTTGAGCATCGGCCGTGGGCTGTGCTACGGGCTGACCAACGGACAGCCGATCACCGATTTTCCGGATTCTTTTCGGATGCTGGGGCAGTACGATCTGCCGGTGTTCGGATTGAACATCCCCCTGCCGGCCATCTACATGATCGTCCTGGCCGCGGTCATGGGGTTTTTCCTTTCGCGCACGGTTTGGGGTTACCGGATCTACGCCCTGGGCGGGAACGAACAAGCCACCGCGCTTTCGGGAATCAACGTCGGGCGCCTCCAGCTGCTGGTGTTCATCCTCTCCGGCCTGCTGGCCGGAATCGCCGGGGTGGTGATGACCGCCCGCCTGGGGGTAGCCTCTCCCACCGCGGCCAACGGCTACGAACTCGACGTGATCGCCGCGGTGTTCATCGGGGGCGCCAGCACGTCGGGCGGCGAAGGCTCCATCCTCGGCGCGCTGATGGGCGCGGCCATCATGCAGGTGCTGCGCAACGGGCTGGTGCTGCTGGGCTTTCCCGCCTATTGGCAGTCGGCGGCGATCGGCCTGGTGATCGTGGTCACCCTGATGCTCGACCAGTACCGGAAGCGGCGGGGCCGCTGAACGGAGCGGCGGCGTTTGCGGGGCGGCGCCGCCGCCTCCGGACAGGGATTTTATGATACAAGGGGTACGGGAGGCGGCGTGGCGGATCCGTTGCTGCGGGCGGTCGAGGTAGCCAAGCAATTCGGGGAACTGACCGCGCTTTCCGACGTAACTTTCGCGCTCCAGGCGGGGGAAGTGCTGGGCGTGGTGGGCCAGCGCGGCGCCGGAAAATCCACCCTGTTTCACATCCTCAGCGGCGCCATTCCGCCTTCCCAGGGCGAGATCTTCTACGCCGGAAGTCGGATGCGCTTTCGGGGGGCGCACCAAGCCCACGCGCTGGGAATCGAAGCCGTTTCCCAGCAGCCCATGCTGGCCGGAAATATCAACGTCGCCCGCAACATCTTCCTCGGCCGGGAAGCCGGCTGGCCGGGGAGACTCCGCCTGCTGGCGGATTTTTCCAAGATGAACCGCGAAGCGGAGGAATTGTTGGCCGCCTTCGACATCCCGAAGAGCCTGCTGCGCGAGCGGACGGTCGAC from Anaerolineales bacterium includes the following:
- a CDS encoding response regulator; its protein translation is MDSRRILLADDHAIVRAGIRNALTNLPNIEIVGEAGNGKELAEALAALRPDLLVLDVHMPEFDPLPAIRRIKTEYPGLKILVVSAYNDEAYVVGTLSAGVDGYHIKDQPLSDLQLAVRRVLSGERWISSSLIGRLVDHRKTARAGAVQRLTSRQRELLRMLAQGCDNRKIAQAMEISVKTVENHLTALYRALKVESRLEALNYAIRHPEILGAVAGEVAVENRPPQASLAVLLVDDNPRYRKQLGRIIGKERPAAVLYEAEDAYEALNLAQKVHPHLALVDVLLKDENGIQCARRLKQTSPSTRIVLISAYPDREFRRVWSESGAVAFLDKKDLDSAAVKQVLEDVLGLQ
- a CDS encoding sugar-binding protein, with product MRTKKIILLLSLAVLLALILTACAGSTPTKAPATQAPEKTTSLPEPTAEPSGKDPLADNTIAIAWIPKALGNPVFETGRIGAETKAKELTEQGPYKVEIVYTASVNSDIAEQARVVEDVISKGVDAIGISCNEPTGCVAPINKAVEAGIPVMTWDSDSPDSNRFTYLGVDNVEGGKAAAELLMAALPEGGKVAILTGVPGAANLEARITGFKEGVAGSNLEIVTTVACNDDISTGVQVVEETMQKYPDLNGWFFVGLWPLLANQGSMPQWEAASKAGTLKTVSFDTLPVELEFVKQGLVYGLVGQKYWGWGYDTVQMIYDKIVSGKTFDAFTNSGMDIVTAKNVDAMIEAWNNNDFTKPLPDWK
- a CDS encoding sugar ABC transporter ATP-binding protein, which gives rise to MRRIALNVQAGPVPLLETRGLSKAFPGVLALDKVDFEAYRGEVVALLGENGAGKSTLMKILSGAYRPDEGRILIDGAGVNPENPQHARDLGISIIYQEFNLTRNQAVWTNIFLGRELRRKGPLGAFNVADRRTMRAKTAELLRRVGARFSPDEVVRNLSVAEQQMVEIAKALSEDAKIIIMDEPTSALGEEEVAILFRIIRSLKAQNLAVIFITHRLEEVFRIANRIVVLRDGKRVGGMPVREATIGKVVSMMVGRDLDRKTVHRTRNGERNGRKAVLEVRNLSQKGALQDVSFVLRRGEILGVAGLIGAGRTELARAIFGADPIDAGEIRIDGRTVKVSSPSAAVKAGLALVPENRQQQGLVLIHSVQNNIALPRLDSLSRCGVVRTGEVRSLVGEFIRKLRIRTPGPLQRVVNLSGGNQQKVVLAKWLATAPKVLIMDEPTRGIDVGAKAEIYAIMDGLARQGVGIIMISSELPEVLTMSDRILAMREGRATGILKRSEATEEKIMALLSCGRTSQS
- a CDS encoding ABC transporter permease; amino-acid sequence: MRAFSWIAIAAFGEILVIIIAGIDLSVGSTMALAGLAAGFAYRADQPMAVGLLAGILTGALVGAVNGLIVTKGRLPAFIATLGTLSIGRGLCYGLTNGQPITDFPDSFRMLGQYDLPVFGLNIPLPAIYMIVLAAVMGFFLSRTVWGYRIYALGGNEQATALSGINVGRLQLLVFILSGLLAGIAGVVMTARLGVASPTAANGYELDVIAAVFIGGASTSGGEGSILGALMGAAIMQVLRNGLVLLGFPAYWQSAAIGLVIVVTLMLDQYRKRRGR